A genome region from Meleagris gallopavo isolate NT-WF06-2002-E0010 breed Aviagen turkey brand Nicholas breeding stock chromosome 7, Turkey_5.1, whole genome shotgun sequence includes the following:
- the LOC100544290 gene encoding contactin-associated protein-like 5 produces MIKELLIFEPVFLKLTVPRLFFCYVADSLTLDPEVSKANAYGFTGCMSSVWYNHIAPLKAALRHPSIAPVTVKGSLTESSCSSLAEADVNTATTIYSSSDPFGKTDEREPLTNAVRSDSAVIGGVIAVVIFIIFCIIAIMSRFLYQHKQAHRSSQTKEKEYPENLESSFKADIDLQNTVSECKREYFI; encoded by the exons ATGATAAAAGAATTACTAATTTTTGAACCTGTCTTCCTAAAACTGACGGTCCCCAGactgtttttctgttatgtCGCAGACAGTTTAACACTGGACCCTGAAGTCTCAAAGGCAAATGCCTATGGTTTCACCGGCTGCATGTCTTCTGTTTGGTATAACCACATCGCTCCCCTGAAAGCTGCCTTACGCCATCCCAGCATTGCTCCCGTGACAGTTAAGGGTTCCTTGACTGAATCCAGCTGTTCATCCCTAGCAGAAGCTGACGTGAACACAGCAACCACCATATATTCCTCTTCAG ATCCGTTCGGGAAGACAGACGAAAGGGAGCCTCTCACCAACGCGGTCAGAAGCGATTCTGCTGTGATTGGAG GTGTAATAGCAGTTGTGATATTCATCATCTTTTGCATCATCGCCATCATGAGCAGATTCCTCTATCAGCACAAACAGGCACATCGAAGTAGCCAGACAAAGGAGAAGGAATACCCAGAAAATCTTGAGAGCTCTTTTAAAGCTGACATTGACTTGCAGAACACAGTGAGCGAATGCAAACgagaatattttatttga